Proteins encoded within one genomic window of Aerococcus viridans:
- the secA gene encoding preprotein translocase subunit SecA — MANVLKKVFDNQRKDLKKFDKTAKQVEALEDRFANYTDDQLKDMTKSFQERLQLGEDLEDILVEAFATVREGARRVLGLFPYHVQIMGGLALHYGNIAEMKTGEGKTLTATMPVYLNALTGKGVHVVTVNDYLASRDSAQMGELYTFLGLTVGLNKAGMNNDEKREAYAADITYSTNNELGFDYLRDNMVVYKRQMVQRPLYFAVVDEVDSILIDEARTPLIISNQAEQSTALYQRADYFAKSLKEEDDYVIDVSSKTIALTEAGIEKAEDVFHVKNLYDIENGRLIHHIDIALRANYIMALNIDYVVVDGQVKIVDGFTGRIMEGRRFSDGLHQGIEAKENVDIQNESKTMATITFQNYFRMYEKLSGMTGTAKTEEEEFREIYNMNVIQIPTNKPVIREDKSDILYPNLKSKFNAVVKDIAARHQAGQPVLVGTVAVETSEMLSDALTQLGIRHNVLNAKNHEREAQIVADAGQKGAVTIATNMAGRGTDIKLSPEVKELGGLAVIGTERHESRRIDNQLRGRAGRQGDPGYSRFYLSLEDDVMRRFGSERIQQLWERLNVDQDDPDMVIESRMITKQVEAAQIRVEGNNYDTRKNVLEYDEVMRQQRDVIYAQRFQVISAEESLDDVMWPMIERTIKRQVELYTAGDRSEWNLEALADFAETALYRNTQVDIDNLEGKSQKEIIAFITDKAADRFNQKIDSINNKDMALEFEKVVILRAVDSRWTDHIDAMDQLRQGVGLRAYAQNNPLVEYQSEGFDRFNEMIAGIEYDATRMFMQSEIRQNLERKQAK; from the coding sequence ATGGCAAATGTTTTAAAAAAGGTTTTTGATAACCAAAGAAAAGATTTGAAAAAATTTGATAAAACTGCAAAACAAGTTGAAGCATTAGAGGATCGTTTTGCAAATTACACAGATGACCAATTAAAAGATATGACTAAGTCATTCCAAGAACGTCTACAATTAGGTGAAGACTTGGAAGATATTTTAGTGGAAGCTTTTGCTACAGTAAGAGAAGGTGCACGCCGTGTCCTTGGATTATTCCCATACCACGTACAAATTATGGGTGGTTTGGCTTTACACTACGGAAACATAGCAGAGATGAAAACTGGTGAAGGTAAAACTTTAACAGCAACGATGCCAGTATACCTAAACGCCTTAACTGGTAAAGGGGTACATGTAGTGACAGTCAATGACTACTTGGCAAGCCGTGACTCAGCGCAAATGGGTGAGTTATATACTTTCTTAGGCTTAACAGTGGGCTTGAATAAAGCTGGTATGAACAACGACGAAAAGCGTGAAGCATATGCAGCGGATATTACTTATTCAACAAATAATGAGCTTGGATTTGACTACTTGCGTGACAACATGGTCGTATACAAACGCCAGATGGTGCAGCGTCCTTTATACTTTGCGGTTGTCGATGAAGTAGATTCAATCTTAATCGATGAGGCGCGTACGCCACTTATCATTTCAAACCAGGCTGAGCAATCAACTGCCTTGTACCAACGGGCAGATTATTTTGCCAAGAGCTTAAAAGAAGAAGACGATTATGTGATTGATGTGTCGTCTAAAACGATTGCCCTTACTGAAGCGGGGATTGAAAAAGCAGAAGATGTATTCCATGTGAAGAACTTATATGATATCGAAAATGGTCGTTTAATCCACCATATCGATATAGCTTTACGTGCCAACTACATCATGGCTTTAAATATTGACTATGTAGTGGTTGATGGCCAAGTGAAGATCGTTGATGGCTTTACTGGTCGTATCATGGAAGGTCGTCGTTTCTCAGATGGTTTACACCAAGGGATTGAAGCAAAAGAAAATGTGGACATTCAAAATGAATCGAAAACAATGGCGACAATTACCTTCCAAAACTATTTCAGAATGTATGAAAAATTATCTGGTATGACAGGTACAGCTAAAACTGAAGAAGAAGAATTCCGTGAAATTTATAATATGAACGTCATTCAAATTCCAACCAATAAACCTGTTATCCGTGAAGATAAATCAGATATCTTATACCCTAATTTAAAATCTAAATTTAACGCGGTTGTAAAGGATATCGCTGCCCGTCACCAAGCTGGACAACCAGTTTTAGTAGGTACTGTAGCGGTTGAAACTTCTGAAATGTTATCAGATGCTTTAACGCAATTAGGTATTCGCCATAACGTATTGAACGCTAAAAACCATGAACGTGAAGCGCAAATTGTTGCTGATGCAGGTCAAAAGGGCGCCGTGACGATTGCGACGAACATGGCGGGGCGTGGTACAGATATTAAATTGAGCCCCGAAGTAAAAGAACTTGGTGGCTTAGCTGTAATTGGTACTGAACGTCACGAATCACGCCGTATTGATAACCAGTTACGTGGGCGTGCTGGACGTCAAGGAGACCCAGGTTACTCACGTTTCTACTTATCACTTGAAGATGACGTGATGCGTCGTTTCGGTTCAGAACGTATCCAACAATTATGGGAAAGATTAAACGTAGACCAAGATGATCCAGACATGGTGATTGAGTCTCGTATGATTACTAAACAAGTTGAAGCCGCGCAAATTCGTGTTGAAGGGAATAACTACGATACCCGTAAAAACGTCCTAGAATACGATGAGGTGATGCGTCAACAACGTGATGTCATCTACGCACAACGTTTCCAAGTGATTTCAGCTGAAGAGTCATTGGATGACGTGATGTGGCCAATGATTGAGCGGACTATTAAACGCCAAGTGGAATTATACACTGCTGGTGACCGTTCTGAGTGGAATTTAGAAGCGCTGGCTGATTTTGCCGAAACAGCCTTATACCGCAATACGCAAGTAGACATTGATAACTTAGAGGGTAAAAGCCAAAAAGAAATTATTGCCTTTATTACTGATAAAGCGGCTGACCGTTTCAACCAAAAAATTGATTCAATCAATAACAAAGATATGGCCCTAGAATTTGAAAAAGTGGTTATCCTGCGTGCAGTTGACTCTCGTTGGACTGACCATATTGACGCTATGGACCAATTACGTCAAGGGGTTGGACTACGTGCTTACGCGCAAAATAACCCATTGGTAGAATACCAATCTGAAGGATTTGACCGTTTCAACGAAATGATTGCCGGTATTGAATATGATGCAACACGCATGTTCATGCAATCTGAAATTCGTCAAAACTTAGAACGTAAACAAGCTAAATAA
- the prfB gene encoding peptide chain release factor 2 (programmed frameshift) — protein sequence MEQYEINNLLEQNKTQIDSFRGSLDLEKMEADLAEYEADMVQPGFWDDSEKAQSVIDANNALKKVYDEFNNLADEYEELTLLNEMVKEEPDPDLSKELVNRIQAFQAKISAYERNILLSGEYDHNDALLEIHPGAGGTESQDWASMLLRMYQRWADQHDYQVTTLDFQNGDEAGIKSVTLEIKGLNAYGFLKSEDGIHRLVRISPFDSNKRRHTSFASVEIMPVLDQNTEIEIDESDIEMDVFRASGAGGQHINKTSSAVRLTHVPTGIVVASQGQRSQFQNRDTAMKMLQAKLAHLLAEKNAKELDEIRGEKSEIAWGSQIRSYVFHPYNMVKDHRTDYETANVQGVMDGDLDGFIDAYLKNQLSDEN from the exons ATGGAACAATATGAAATTAATAACTTACTAGAGCAAAATAAAACCCAAATTGACAGCTTCAGGGGGTCTCTT GACTTAGAGAAGATGGAAGCAGATTTAGCTGAGTATGAAGCTGATATGGTGCAACCAGGTTTCTGGGATGATTCAGAAAAAGCACAATCAGTAATTGACGCGAATAACGCCTTGAAAAAGGTCTATGATGAATTCAATAATCTAGCGGATGAATATGAAGAATTGACACTTTTAAACGAAATGGTTAAAGAAGAACCAGATCCCGATTTATCTAAGGAATTAGTTAATCGAATACAAGCTTTCCAAGCTAAAATTAGCGCCTATGAGCGCAATATTTTACTAAGTGGTGAGTATGACCATAACGATGCCTTATTAGAGATTCATCCAGGTGCTGGTGGTACTGAGTCCCAAGATTGGGCTTCAATGCTACTGCGTATGTACCAACGGTGGGCAGACCAACACGATTATCAAGTGACGACACTCGATTTTCAAAACGGTGATGAGGCGGGAATTAAGTCTGTTACACTTGAAATCAAAGGGTTGAATGCTTACGGATTTTTGAAATCGGAAGATGGGATCCATCGCTTAGTGCGTATTTCACCATTTGATTCCAACAAACGTCGCCATACCTCTTTTGCTTCAGTGGAGATTATGCCAGTATTAGACCAAAATACGGAAATTGAAATTGATGAATCAGATATTGAAATGGACGTATTCCGCGCATCAGGTGCTGGAGGGCAACATATCAATAAAACATCTTCAGCAGTTCGGTTAACCCACGTGCCAACTGGTATTGTCGTGGCCTCACAAGGTCAAAGGTCTCAATTCCAAAATAGGGATACGGCTATGAAGATGTTACAAGCTAAATTAGCGCATTTACTAGCTGAAAAAAATGCCAAAGAATTAGATGAAATTCGTGGTGAAAAATCAGAAATTGCCTGGGGTTCACAAATCCGTTCCTACGTATTCCATCCATATAATATGGTAAAAGACCACCGAACTGACTATGAAACAGCCAATGTACAAGGCGTCATGGACGGTGACTTGGATGGTTTTATTGACGCGTATTTAAAAAATCAATTGAGTGATGAAAATTAG
- the pstC gene encoding phosphate ABC transporter permease subunit PstC has protein sequence MKQNNMLETVMKYVFMLAAFTSILALLAICYFIFARGLPFMADYGFGQFLFGSEWQPSQEIFGLAPMLIGSLYVTLIAFVLGVPTGVFTAMFMAFYCPPKLHKVLKPAMNLMSGIPSIVFGYFGLQVLVPGIRTFSRSLGIASNGMSIMTAGIVLAIMILPTIITMSESSLRAVPKTYYNASVGLGADHDRTSYVIMMPAARSGIFSSIILGIGRAVGETMAVIMVAGNQAIFPRGLFQGARTMTANIILEMAYATGTHQSALVATGAVLFVIILIINGIFAYVKRTGVNN, from the coding sequence ATGAAACAAAATAATATGTTGGAAACAGTAATGAAGTACGTTTTCATGTTAGCTGCTTTCACTTCAATTCTTGCCTTGTTAGCAATTTGTTACTTTATATTTGCAAGAGGATTACCTTTTATGGCTGATTATGGCTTTGGTCAATTCTTATTTGGTAGCGAATGGCAACCATCTCAAGAAATTTTTGGGTTAGCACCAATGTTAATAGGTTCACTATACGTAACCTTAATCGCATTCGTGTTGGGCGTACCAACAGGTGTATTTACTGCGATGTTTATGGCATTTTATTGCCCTCCCAAATTACATAAAGTTTTGAAACCAGCGATGAACTTAATGTCTGGTATTCCTTCTATTGTATTTGGTTATTTCGGTTTACAAGTATTGGTTCCAGGAATTCGAACTTTTTCAAGATCTTTAGGAATTGCATCAAATGGTATGAGTATCATGACAGCGGGTATTGTTTTAGCAATTATGATTTTACCTACTATTATTACCATGTCTGAGTCTTCCTTACGTGCAGTACCAAAAACTTACTATAATGCCTCAGTTGGATTAGGCGCTGATCATGATAGAACATCTTATGTGATCATGATGCCGGCTGCTAGATCAGGGATCTTTTCTTCTATCATCTTAGGCATTGGTCGAGCTGTTGGTGAAACAATGGCAGTTATCATGGTTGCAGGGAACCAAGCAATTTTCCCACGTGGTTTATTCCAAGGTGCACGTACAATGACTGCTAATATCATCTTAGAGATGGCTTATGCAACTGGTACCCACCAAAGCGCCTTGGTTGCAACAGGTGCGGTGTTATTTGTTATTATTTTGATTATCAATGGTATCTTCGCGTATGTTAAGAGAACGGGGGTAAATAACTAA
- a CDS encoding sensor histidine kinase produces the protein MQKLIQSITTVFALLFILYSVIFAFTVNRFVSDTVNDEVQNTLINVVSTIRPSFRSLDPVDITDNTAEFRDVKRTIQPMVNLNDRILIYDADGNKVYAVGNDLLLNDAAFRDYEENMDNRFRQEETEKNTIIYSYSERISNSKGDVLGYIQVLRNFPLNRPVEENIIYIAVVMALGAVIILVGFFVHFNRRIHLPILAINRQLNHIANNDYATKYTPVDIEEFDEIGENINDLSNELALQEFQITNQTQRMNKLVDAMMLGVVMVDKDHIVRLANPAIYEILGLEEQIEGRRFEEVLQSYRLVQMLNQASKTKQKINEEIYLYYPREVILDVNIIHLSYEEVDAYFDTETNEELTNPNDSEQIILLIYDITSIRHLEKVRSDFISNASHELKTPVTALQGFTEALLDGAIEDHDTAVEFVKIMQKESNRLGSLIKDILDLAKIEQDQVQQTTELLEADELVEDVFQHLSGRAQDKHINLVKDDNSQPDVSFRGERGRILQVLTNLIHNAIIYNNPYGFVKVFISEQENMIQFKISDNGIGIPQEDLPRIFERFYRVSKDRSTASGGTGLGLSIVRNILEHMGGGIEVDSVFGRGTSFTVYIPKLEPLELDEEDEIEEE, from the coding sequence ATGCAAAAATTGATTCAAAGTATAACAACAGTGTTTGCACTGTTGTTTATTTTATATAGTGTGATATTTGCCTTTACCGTCAATCGCTTTGTGTCGGACACCGTAAACGATGAAGTACAAAATACTTTAATCAATGTTGTATCTACTATTCGACCAAGTTTCAGGTCTTTAGATCCAGTTGATATCACCGATAATACAGCTGAATTCCGGGACGTTAAACGAACCATTCAACCTATGGTCAATTTAAATGATCGAATCTTAATTTATGACGCTGACGGCAACAAAGTTTACGCTGTAGGTAATGACCTGTTGTTAAATGATGCTGCCTTTAGAGACTATGAAGAAAATATGGATAATAGGTTTAGACAGGAAGAAACAGAAAAGAATACAATTATTTACTCTTACTCTGAACGAATTTCTAACTCAAAAGGAGATGTACTTGGGTATATTCAAGTATTGAGAAATTTTCCTCTTAATCGTCCAGTGGAAGAAAACATTATCTATATCGCTGTGGTGATGGCTCTTGGAGCGGTTATTATACTGGTGGGTTTTTTTGTACACTTTAACCGCAGAATACACTTGCCTATTTTGGCCATTAATCGTCAATTAAATCATATAGCAAATAATGATTATGCGACAAAATATACACCCGTAGACATTGAAGAATTTGATGAAATTGGTGAAAATATTAATGATCTATCCAATGAGCTAGCTCTTCAAGAATTTCAAATTACAAATCAAACACAACGAATGAACAAATTGGTAGATGCCATGATGTTAGGTGTTGTGATGGTAGATAAAGACCATATTGTGCGTTTAGCTAACCCAGCTATTTATGAAATTCTAGGGCTGGAGGAGCAGATAGAAGGTCGTCGTTTTGAAGAAGTTTTACAAAGTTATCGTTTGGTTCAAATGCTAAACCAAGCTTCTAAAACAAAACAGAAAATTAATGAGGAAATTTATTTATATTATCCAAGAGAGGTTATTTTGGATGTGAATATTATTCATTTAAGCTATGAAGAAGTGGATGCTTACTTTGATACTGAAACCAATGAAGAACTAACAAATCCAAATGATTCAGAACAAATTATTCTTTTAATCTATGATATTACTAGTATTCGCCATTTGGAAAAAGTTCGTAGCGATTTTATTTCTAACGCATCTCATGAGCTTAAAACACCAGTCACTGCCTTACAAGGATTTACTGAAGCCTTATTAGATGGGGCCATTGAAGATCACGATACAGCAGTGGAATTCGTTAAAATTATGCAAAAAGAGAGTAATCGCCTCGGTTCTTTAATTAAGGATATTTTAGACCTGGCTAAAATTGAACAGGATCAAGTACAACAAACGACTGAATTGTTAGAGGCGGACGAGCTTGTAGAAGACGTATTTCAACACCTAAGTGGGCGGGCACAAGATAAGCATATTAATTTAGTTAAAGATGATAACTCCCAGCCAGATGTTTCTTTTAGAGGAGAACGCGGTAGGATTTTACAGGTACTTACCAACCTAATTCATAATGCCATTATTTATAATAATCCTTATGGTTTTGTTAAGGTATTCATTTCTGAACAGGAAAATATGATTCAATTTAAAATTTCAGATAATGGTATCGGCATACCACAAGAGGACCTTCCACGAATATTTGAACGATTCTACCGGGTAAGTAAAGACCGGTCAACTGCATCTGGTGGTACAGGGCTAGGCTTATCCATTGTTCGGAATATACTAGAACATATGGGGGGTGGGATCGAAGTAGATAGTGTATTTGGTAGGGGAACAAGTTTTACGGTCTATATTCCTAAGCTAGAACCGCTAGAATTAGATGAAGAAGATGAAATTGAAGAAGAATAA
- a CDS encoding response regulator transcription factor, protein MKKVLIVDDEQSILTLLKYSLEKEGYEVIQAEDGQTGLELAMNHQLDFIILDLMLPKMDGMDVCKNLRQNKINTPILMLTAKDDELEKIIGLELGADDYMTKPFSPREVLARMKAILRRATYSVSSVDAENGVEEKHKITLTKDSVGNFKDEDVEIIKAGDIEIHVNDYVVYVRGESIEMTPKEFELLTYMARRVNRTLSREQLLQKLWRFDYAGETRIVDVHVSHLREKIELDTKNPEYIITVRGFGYKFEVPN, encoded by the coding sequence ATGAAAAAAGTATTAATAGTGGATGATGAACAATCAATATTAACATTATTAAAATATAGTCTAGAAAAAGAAGGCTACGAAGTTATTCAAGCAGAAGATGGACAGACAGGTTTAGAATTGGCCATGAATCATCAATTAGACTTTATTATTCTTGACTTAATGCTACCCAAAATGGATGGGATGGACGTTTGTAAAAACTTACGTCAAAATAAGATAAACACACCTATTCTAATGTTAACTGCAAAAGATGATGAATTAGAAAAAATCATCGGGTTGGAGTTGGGTGCGGATGATTATATGACTAAACCATTTAGTCCGCGTGAAGTATTGGCCCGTATGAAGGCTATCTTACGTCGTGCGACATATTCAGTATCTTCAGTGGATGCGGAAAATGGCGTGGAAGAAAAGCATAAAATTACCCTAACGAAAGATTCAGTAGGGAATTTTAAAGATGAAGATGTTGAAATCATTAAAGCTGGTGATATCGAAATTCATGTGAATGATTATGTAGTATACGTGCGTGGAGAGTCGATTGAAATGACGCCTAAAGAGTTCGAGTTATTAACTTATATGGCCCGTCGTGTGAACCGGACTTTGTCTCGTGAACAGCTATTGCAAAAATTATGGCGGTTTGATTATGCAGGTGAAACCCGTATTGTGGATGTGCATGTGAGTCATTTACGTGAAAAAATCGAACTAGACACCAAAAATCCTGAATATATCATTACCGTTCGGGGCTTTGGGTATAAATTCGAGGTGCCGAACTGA
- the pstA gene encoding phosphate ABC transporter permease PstA, with the protein MSKVLRGFTYFFAAVTFAALVWIIGYVLVSGVPHLTADLFSWKYSTDNVSMMPSIITTIYVIGGSLLLAIPFGVFAGFYLVEYAGKNNKWVEGIRIATDTLTGVPSIVFGLFGMLAFVSAAGFQYSLISGILTSAIMVLPLIIRNTEEALMSVKDNLRQASFGLGAGKLRTIFRIVLPIAMPGILSGIILAIGRIVGETAALMYTLGTSTSLPNSIFSSGRTLALHMYVLSSEGLHRDQANATGVVLLLVVLVINGLSTWLSQRFTKGGQN; encoded by the coding sequence ATGTCTAAAGTACTACGTGGATTTACATATTTCTTTGCAGCAGTTACATTTGCTGCCTTAGTATGGATCATCGGTTATGTATTAGTTTCAGGTGTCCCTCACTTAACAGCTGACTTATTCTCATGGAAGTACTCAACAGATAACGTTTCAATGATGCCTTCAATTATCACAACAATCTACGTAATTGGTGGCTCATTACTTCTTGCTATTCCATTTGGTGTATTTGCTGGTTTCTACCTAGTAGAGTATGCTGGTAAAAATAACAAATGGGTTGAAGGTATCCGTATTGCGACTGATACCTTAACAGGTGTGCCGTCTATCGTATTTGGTTTATTCGGTATGCTAGCCTTTGTATCTGCAGCAGGATTCCAATATTCATTAATTTCAGGTATTCTTACTTCAGCAATTATGGTATTACCATTGATTATCCGTAATACTGAAGAAGCCTTAATGTCAGTTAAAGACAATTTACGTCAAGCAAGTTTCGGTTTAGGTGCTGGTAAATTACGTACTATCTTTAGAATCGTATTGCCAATTGCTATGCCAGGTATCTTGTCAGGTATCATCCTTGCTATCGGACGTATCGTTGGTGAGACAGCAGCCTTGATGTATACATTAGGTACATCAACATCACTACCTAATTCAATCTTCTCATCTGGTCGTACATTAGCATTACATATGTATGTATTATCAAGTGAAGGTTTACACCGTGATCAAGCAAATGCTACCGGTGTAGTACTATTATTAGTTGTATTAGTTATTAACGGCTTATCTACATGGTTATCACAACGATTTACAAAAGGAGGACAAAACTAA
- a CDS encoding substrate-binding domain-containing protein codes for MTFSKLSKLVLALGASAALAACGNSDSSNDSTDTSSDSTTEAAAITGPISVISREEGSGTRDAFVEATGVMADDIDNTTAAATIMNGTDQVMTAVADDPNAIGYISLGSLNDTVKAVSVDGVEATEENVASGDYAISRPFNIVYQGELEGVVADFHDFIFSEEGQAIVLDEGFVQAKADAEAYAGDGSQSGTINIVGSTSVSPVMEKLAEAYEELNSGVQINITSNGSSAGVKAATDGTADLGMASRALADDETDVTAEAIAIDGVAVIVNPENGVSDLSLATVASIFTGETTNWEDTAQ; via the coding sequence ATGACTTTTAGCAAGCTTTCAAAATTAGTTTTAGCGTTAGGTGCTTCAGCTGCTTTAGCTGCATGTGGAAACAGTGACTCTAGTAATGACTCAACGGATACAAGTTCTGATTCGACAACAGAAGCGGCAGCAATTACTGGGCCTATTTCAGTTATCTCTCGTGAAGAAGGTTCTGGTACGCGTGATGCCTTCGTTGAGGCTACAGGCGTTATGGCTGATGATATTGATAACACTACTGCTGCAGCTACGATCATGAATGGTACAGACCAAGTAATGACTGCTGTTGCTGATGATCCAAATGCAATCGGATATATTTCTTTAGGTTCATTAAACGATACAGTTAAAGCTGTTTCTGTTGATGGTGTTGAAGCTACAGAAGAAAACGTTGCATCAGGTGATTACGCCATTTCCCGTCCATTTAACATCGTATATCAAGGCGAATTAGAAGGTGTAGTAGCTGACTTCCACGACTTCATTTTCTCTGAAGAAGGTCAAGCAATCGTTTTAGATGAAGGTTTTGTACAAGCTAAAGCTGATGCGGAAGCTTATGCAGGTGACGGCTCTCAATCAGGAACTATCAACATTGTCGGTTCTACTTCAGTTTCTCCAGTAATGGAAAAATTAGCGGAAGCTTATGAAGAATTAAACTCAGGTGTTCAAATTAATATTACTTCTAATGGTTCATCTGCAGGTGTTAAGGCTGCTACTGATGGAACTGCAGACTTAGGTATGGCTTCTCGCGCATTAGCGGATGATGAAACTGATGTAACTGCAGAAGCAATTGCTATTGATGGTGTTGCGGTAATCGTTAACCCTGAGAATGGCGTTTCTGACTTAAGCTTAGCTACAGTCGCAAGTATCTTTACTGGCGAAACTACTAACTGGGAAGATACTGCTCAATAA